CGCTGGGGGTGCTGCTGTCGGGCGGCGCGCTGGCGGCGAGTTCGGCGGGAACGGCGGATCTGCTGTTCGCGCTGTTCTGGGTGGTGCTGGCGGCGGCGGTGTTCGGGACGGTCGCCTCGAAGCTGGGGGTTCCGGCGGTGGTGGGGCAGGTGCTGGCCGGGATCCTGATCGGGCCGAGCGTGCTGAGTCTGGTCCGCCCGGACGCGTTCATGCTGAGCCTCGCGGAACTGGGCGCGGTGTTCCTGCTGTTCATGGTAGGCCTGGAGACCCGCTTCCGTGACCTGCTGTCCGTGGGCAAGGAGGCGCTGCTGGTGGCGGTGCTGGGTATCGCATTCCCGCTGGCGCTGGGCTTCGGGTTCGGGCTGTGGCAGGACCAGGGGAACGTGAGTGCGCTGTTCGTGGGCACGGCGCTCGTGGCGACGTCGGTGGGCATCACGGCGAAGGTGCTGCAGGAGATGGGCGTGCTGGACGCCCGCTTCGCGCAGGTGATCCTGGGTGCGGCCGTCATCGACGACATCCTGGGGCTGACGCTGCTGGCGGTCGTCAGCGGCCTGGGCGCGGGGGAGAGCATGAGTGCCGCGCAGGTGGCGCTGATCCTGGGCCTCAGCGTGGGGTTCGTGGCGCTGGTGCTCGCCGTGGGCATCCCGCTCGTCCGGCGCTTCCAGCCCCGCCTGCGGAACCTGAGCCTGGCGCGCATGTTCAACGTGGCGATCGTGGTGGGCCTGGGCGTGGCGGCGCTGAGCACGGTCGCGGGCCTCGCGCCTATCATCGGGGCGTTCCTGGCAGGCATGGTCCTCGCGGAGGTGAAGGACGAGGTGGAGTTCGAGTCGAAGGTCCACGCCCTGGAGTCCTTCCTCGCCCCGATCTTCTTCGTGGTGGTCGGCCTGCAGCTGGACCTGGGCGTGCTGGGTGACCCGGTCGTGATCGTCGCGGGTCTGATCCTGACGGTGCTGGCCGTGATCGGCAAGGTCGCGGGCGGCCTGATCGGTGCGCGCAGCATGGGCAGGCGGCAGTCGCTGCTGGTCGGCGTGGGCATGGTCCCGCGCGGCGAGGTCGGGTTGATCGTCGCCAGCCTGGGCCTCGCGGCGGGCGTGATCGGCAAGCAGGTGTACGCCGAGGTGCTGCTGATGGTCCTCCTGACGACCGTGCTGGCGCCGCTGGTGCTGCGCGCCCTCGCCCCCCGCCCGGAACGGGACGCGCCCGCCGCCTGAACCCGGCGCAGAGAGGGGAGGGGGCCGTCCAGTGGGGCGTGCCCCCTCCCGCCCTTTCCCGCCCGTGCGGTACCCTGGAGGGATGCCGGACGTTCCCGCCGCCCCCACCCGTTCCCGCCTGAGACTGCGGGTGTCCCCCGCTGCCGAGGCGCACGTCCGCGCCGGGCACCCCTGGGTGTACGAGTCCAGCCTCCGCGCCCAGAACCGCGACGGCGACGCGGGCGAACTGGCCGTCATCTACGACCGCCGCGACCGCTTCCTGGCGATCGGCCTGTTCGACCCGGACAGCCCGCTGCGCGTGCGGGTGCTGCACCAGGGCACCCCCGCCACGCTGGACGACGCGTGGTGGGCGGCGCGGCTGGACGAGGCGCTGCTGCGCCGCGCGCCGCTGTTCGGCCCGGACACCGACGGGTACCGCGCCGTCAACGGCGAATCCGACGGGTTCCCCGGACTGGTCGTGGACCGCTACGCGGGCACGCTGGTCGTGAAGCTGTACACCGCCGCGTGGTTCCCGCACCTGGAACGCATCCTGGGCCTCCTCGCGGAGCGCTTCCCGGACTTCGCGCTGGTGCTGCGCCTGAGCCGCAACATCCAGACCCGCGCCCGAGAGGAGGGCCTGTTCGACGGTCAGCTTCTCGCCGGGAGTGTCGGGAACGGCACTGTCGTCTTCCACGAGACCGGACTGGCCTTCGAAGCGGAAGTCCTGCGCGGCCAGAAGACCGGGTTCTTCCTCGACCAGCGTGACAACCGCCGCCGCGTCGAGAAGTACGCGCGGGGCCGCCGGGTCCTGAACGCCTTCTCGTTCAGCGGCGGCTTCAGCCTGTACGCCGCGCGCGGCGGGGCGGCGCACGTCGTCAGCCTCGACATCAGCGCGCACGCGCTGGACAGCGCGGGGCGCAACTACGCCCTGAACCCGAAACTCACCGCCCCGCACGAGACCGTCCAGGCCGACGTGTTCGAATGGCTCGCCGACACCGACCGCGACTTCGACCTCGTGATCCTCGACCCGCCCTCCCTGGCCCGCCGCGAGACCGAACGGGCCGGCGCGATCCGCGCGTACGGGAAACTCGCCGCCGACGGCATCCGCCGCCTCGCCACGGGCGGCATCCTCCTCAGTGCGTCGTGCTCCGCGCACGTCACCGCCGAGGAATTCTGGGACGCCGTCCGCGACGCCGCCACCCGCTCGGGCCGCAAGTGGCGCGAACTGCACACCAGCCAGCACGCCCCCGACCACCACGCGACCTTCCCGGAAGCGCAGTACCTCAAGGCCATCTTCATCCAGTTCGACTGACCCCGCGCGCTCTAGCATGGGCGGGTGCCTGCGCTCCGCAAGATCGTTCACGTGGACATGGACGCGTTCTACGCGTCGGTGGAGCAGCGGGACGACGCGCGGCTGCGGGGGCGGCCCGTGGCGGTCGCGTGGGGCGGGCGGCGTTCGGTGGTCCTGACGGCGAGTTACGAGGCGCGGCCCTTCGGGGTGCGGTCGGCGATGCCGCTGTACCGCGCGCTGGAACGCTGCCCGGAGCTGGTGGTGGTGGAGCCGAGGTTCGAGGCGTACCGCGAGGTGAGCGCGCAGATCCGCGCGGTGTTCGCCGCGTTCACGCCGCTGGTGGAGCCGCTGTCGCTGGACGAGGCGTACCTGGACGTGACCGCGCCCCTGACGGGCGGGCCGAGCGCGACGCGCATCGCGCAGGCGATCCGGCGGCAGATCCGCGCGGGGACGGGCCTGACGGCGACGGCAGGCGTGAGCGTGAACAAGTTCCTGGCGAAACTCGCCAGCGGACTGCACAAGCCCGACGGGCTGACCGTGATCCTGCCCGCGCAGGTAGACGAGCTGCTGGCCGCGCTCCCGGTGGGGGACTTTCACGGGATCGGCCCGGCGACCGCCGCGAAACTGGCCGGGATGGGCATCCGCACGGGTGCGGACCTGCGCGCCGCCGATCCGGCCGCCCTGACGGCGCGGTTCGGGGTGCACGGCGCGCACTTCTCGCGGATCGCGCGGGGCCTGGACGACCGGGCGGTCGAGCCGGACCGCCCGCACCGCAGCGTGGGCACCGAGGAGACGTACGGTCACGACCTGCGCGGCGTGGACGCGGTGGCCGCCCGCCTCCCCGTGCTGGCTCAGGGGGTGGAACGCCGCCTGGAGCGGGTGGGTCTGGCCGCGCGGACAGTGGTGCTGAAACTGAAGTTCGACGACCGCAGCGTCATCACGCGCCGGGTCACCCTCCCGCTGCCAGTTCACGCCGCGCCGGACCTGGCCCGCGCCGCCGCGCGCCTCCTGACGCCGGAGCTGCTCGCGGGCCGGGGCGTGCGGCTGGCGGGCATCACGGCGGCCGGACTGGTCCCGGCGGGGCAGCTGCCCACGCAACCGCTGCTGCTGGGCGGATAGGGCAGAGGCCCGGTGGAGGGGGTAGAGTCGGGCGGTGACCCTGCCCCTGCGCGCCGTGATTTTCGACCTGGACGACACGCTGTTCGACGATACGGGCTGCACGCACGTGGGCCTGCGTGCCCTGGCGGCGCAGTCCGGCCTGAGCGTCCCGCCCGCCGAGCTGTTCGCGCGGCACGCGGCGCACATCCGCGCCATCGACCCGCTGCTGTTCCGGGGCGAATTGACCGCGCACGAGGCGCGGGTGCTGCGCTTCACGCGCCTCCTGACCGAACTGGGCGTGCCCGATCCGGACGGCGAGGCGGCGACCGTCACGTACCGGGGGGCGTACCGCGCCGCCTGGGCGCCCCTGCCCGGCGCGGCGGACGTGCTGCGGGACCTGCGCGCCGCCGGGCTGCGGCTGGCGGTCCTGACGAACTACGTGCGCGAGGTGCAGGCATTGAAACTCACGCATTTCGGACTGGACGCCCTGGTGGACGCGGTCCTGTGCGTGGAGGAGGTCCCGGCGGCGAAACCCGACCCGCGCGCCTACTACGCCGCCTGCGCCGCGCTGGACGTTCACCCTGAGCAGGCCGTGATGGTGGGCGACTCCTGTGAGAAGGACGTTCAGGGCGCCCGCCGGGCCGGACTGCGGGCGGTGTGGGTGAACCGCGCCGGTCAGGCCGCCCCGGAGCCGGGGGTGCCGGTCATTGCGCACCTGATGGAACTGCCGGGCGTGCTGGGCCTCGTGCCGCAACGCTGAAACGGCGCCCCCGACCTGTCCGGGGGCGCCGCATCAGCTGGCGGGGTTCAGACGGTGGCGGGCTGGCGCAGCAGGCTGCTCAGGGCGTCGCTGAACTTGTCGTACCCGGCGAAGTCCAGCTGCTGCTCGTTGTCGCTCAGGGCGGTGGCGGGGCTGGGGTGCACCTCGACGTGGATGCCGTCCGCGCCGACGGCCAGGGCGGCCTTCGCCAGGGGGATCAGCAGGTCGCGGCGCCCGGCGGCGTGCGTGACGTCCACGATGACCGGCAGGTGCGTCTCCTGCTTGGCGAGCGCCACGGCGGACAGGTCCAGGGTGTTGCGGGTCCACTTCTCGTACGTGCGGATGCCACGCTCGCAGAGAATCACCTCGTTGTTCCCCTCGGAGAGGATGTACTCGGCGGCGTACAGCCACTCCTCGATGGTGGCGCTCAGGCCGCGCTTGAGCAGCACCGGGCGGCGCGAGCGGCCCACCTCGCGCAGCAGCGCGAAGTTGTGCATGTTCCGCGCCCCGACCTGCAGGATGTCGGCGTGCTCCGCGACGATCTCCACGTCGCGGGTGTCCATGACTTCCGTCACGAACAGCATCCCGTGCTCCTTGGCGACGCGGCTGCCCAGGATCAGGCCGTCCACGCCCATGCCCTGGAAGCCGTAGGGGCTGGTGCGGGGCTTGTACGCGCCGCCACGCAGGATCTTCACGCCGCGCGCGGCAAGGAACGCCGCCGTCTGCTCCATCTGCTCCTCACTTTCAATCGAGCAGGGCCCGGCGACGATGGTGGGGGGCGCGTCCCCGCCGATGCGCACGCCGTCGATGTCCAGCACGGTGTCCTCGCTCTTGACCTTGCGGGACACGAGCAGCTGCTTCTTGTCGTTGCTCTCCTCAAGGTCCAGGCTGGCCTTGAAGATCTCCTTGAAGATCGCCTTCACGGCGGCGCTGGTGAAGGGGCCCTGGTTCAGGGACTCGATCTCCTTGAGCTGCTTGTCCTCGCGGGCCGGGTCGTAGTGGTTCGGGCGGCCTTCCTGGGTCTTGGCGTGCCCGATCTGCGCGACGACCTCGCCGCGTTTGGACAGCAGGGTCAGCAGGTCACGGTTGATCTGGTCGACCTCGGCGCGGAGGTCCTCGATGCTGCGCTGGTGGGTCATGCTGCGCAGTGTAGGAAAGCCCCGCAACCCCCGCCCCCACCCTGCTAGTCAATTGCCAGGAGTTGTCCAACCCGAAGTCAGCTCACAAACGGGGCGGGATCAGGAGGTCGGGTGGTCCTCCGCGTTCACCATGTGCACCGCCACGCGCGACAGGGCCGCGTACAGTTCCCGCGCGTCGTCCACGCTGATCTGCTCCGCGCCGACCTGCGGCGCGTCCCGCAGCGCCGCGTTCATGCACGCCAGCCACGCCCGCGCGCGCGCCGGGGTGATCTCGAACGGCAGGTGCCGCGCCCGCAGACGCGGGTGCCCGTAGCGTTCGTGGTACAGCGGCGGGCCGCCCAGGAACCCGGTCAGGAACGCCAGCTGCTTCTCGGCGGTCACGGTCAGGTCGGCGGGGAAGATGGGCGTGAGCAGCGGCTCCTGCGCCACGTACGAGTAGAACCGCGTGACGAGGGCCGACAGGGCGTCCGGACCGATCCGGTCGTACAGGCTGCCGCCCGCGTGCAGGGAGATGGGCGCCGTCATGGGCGCAGGTTAGCCCATACGGCGGTGTTCAGGGAGACTGATACGGGATTAAATTGACTTGCTTCCAACGTGATTGCCTTCCGTTGTCCCCTCTCCCCCTGTGGGAGAGGGAGGGAGGAGCGAAGCGACGGAAGGGTGAGGGGGCCACCGGGCGACTCCGGATGATCTGGAATCACTTGAATCCCGTATGAGAACCCCCCTCAGCCTCCCTGAAACGAGCAGCGCGAGAGGCCGTCTCCATCAGCGGTTGGAAGTGGAGCCCAGGGGCCAGGGGTACGCCCCCGGGCGGAACTGGAAACCGCTGTGCCCGCCGGAACGAATGTCCGCCGCCCGTGCGGATGCGCGTGGGCGGCGGACCGGGCAGGCGTTACTTCTTCAGTGCGGTGCCCGCGGGCAGGACGTAGATGGTGTCCAGGCCCCACGGCTGCGGTTTGGCGGGGAACTGCGCGGCGCGCCACACGACGTAGTTGCCGATCTCCGGCGCGGTCAGGATGGACGTCTTGTACGGCGCGTTCGGCCACTGCATGCCATCCGGGGCGTCGGCGTCCGCCACGGCGATCAGGCCGCCGCGACCCAGCAGGTCCGAGAGTTTCGCCATGGGCGCGTACCCGTCACGGCACCAGAACATCACCTGCGCGCCCTGCGCGGCCAGCTCCTCGACATTCGGGATGCGCGCCTTCAGGAACGCGTCCAGGTCGTAGGCGCGCACGCGCAGGTCCCGTTTGTACAGGTAGTCGGCGGGAATGGTGATCGTCTCGGCGGTCACGCCCGAGGCGCGCAGCGTGGCGGGCGTGACGGTCGCGCTCGCCAGCGCGGCGACCTTGAACACCGCGAGCTGCTGCGCCCTGGGTTGCACGGTTGGCTGCGCGGGCGCGGCGTGCGCGGCGGACGTGAAGGACAGGGCCAGGGTCAGGAGCAGGGCAGGATGACGCATACAGGAAACCTCCGTGGCCCGCACGGGCGGGCGCGGCGCACTGTAGCGCAGCCCGACCGTCCCAGCGCGCCGAAATGACATACGGGCAGAGGGGGCCGCGGCGTGAACCGTGACCCCCTCCCGCGTGCGCGCCTGTGTGTTATACGTCGCGGCGGTCGAACGCGAAGATGCTCAGCAGGCCGAACCCCACCGTGTAGATCAGCAGCAGGATGATGTCCTTGCCCAGCGTGTCCTGGTTGCTGGGCAGGAACAGCTGGAAGTAGTTCGTGAGCAGCACCGGCTGGATCGCCTGGGGCAGCACCACGAACAGCCGCATGACGATCAGCGTCGCGAAGGTCGCCAGCGCGGCGGCGGCGGTGTTCAGGTACAGGATGCCGAACAGCAGCGCCAGCGCCGCGATGGGCATCAGGGAGATCCCGGCGAGCAGCGTGCCGCGCATGACCTCCCCGAACGCCGCCTCGCTGGTCAGCGTGCCGACACCCACCAGGCCGCCGGCGCCCAGGCCGGTGCCACCCTGGAAGTTCCCGTAGCCCAGCGACAGGCCCGCGATGAGCGACCCGAGCAGCGTCACGAGCAGCAGGATGAACGGGTACGAGATCGCCACGATCAGCTTGCTGAGGATCACGCGGGTGCGGTCCACGGGACGCAGCAGCAGCGGCGCCAGCGTGCCGTGCGCGACCTCTGCGCCGATCATCTCGGCGGCCATCACGGCGATGAACAGCGGCAGCAGGAACTGGATGCTGGTGAAGATGCTGATGAACGGCAGCTGCCACCCGCTGACCAGCGCGACCGCCTGACCCGGCGCGAACAGCTGGTCCAGGCGCGGCGCGAACGCCCACAGCAGCGGCAGCAGCAGCGTGACGAGCAGCGCCAGGCGGACGCTGCGCGCGCCGAACAGTTTGCGGAATTCCAGGCTGAGCAGGGTCAGCATGCGCGTCCCCCGGTGCGGTGAATGGTGGTCATGCTTGCTCCACGCGTTCGCGGTAGTACTCGTACAGGTCGAAGTGGTCCGGGCTGGCCTCGAACACGCGGATGCCCTCGTTGTGCAGGTGCGACAGGGCGTCCGGCACGCGCGACTCGCCGCCCAGGTGCGCGATCGCGTACGGCGTGCGGGTGCTCACGCGCCGCACGAACGGCAGGCGTTCCAGCACCGCCGCCGCGCCCACCGGGTCGTCCACCCGGAAGCGGTACGCGGCCTGCCGGGCGCGCAGGTCCACCGTGTCCACCAGTCGCCCGCCGGTCAGGATGCCGACCGTGTGCGCGTACGTGGCGATCTCCCGCAGGTGGTGCGTGCTCAGCACGACCGCGCAGCCGCTCGTGGCGAGGCTGGTCACGATCCGGTGGATCAGCCCGATGCCCAGCGGGTCCAGGCCGCTGGTCGGTTCGTCCAGGATCAGGACCTTCGGTTCGGCCAGCATGGCGCTCGCCACGCCCAGCCGCTGCCGCTGCCCCAGCGAGAACTCCCCGACGCGCCGGTCGGCCATGCGGGTCAGTTCCAGCAGGGCCAGCACCTCGCGGATGCGGTCGCGGCTGATCCGGCGCCCGCCGGGCGCCATGGCCGACAGGTTCGCGTGAATCTGCAGGTTCTGCGTGCCCGTGAACTGCGGGTAGAACTTCGCGGGGGCCTCCACGACGGCGCCCAGGTACGCGCGGGCCCGCTGGCCGTCGGTGTGCACGTCACGCCCCAGCAGCCGGACCTCGCCGTCCGAGGGGAAGGCGAGGCCCGTCATGGTGCGGATCAGGGTGGTCTTCCCGGCGCCGTTCGGGCCGGTCAGGGCGTAAACCTCTCCGGGCTTCACGGTCAGGTGCACGTCCTCCAGGACGGCGTTCGAACCGTATGTCTTGTACAGCCCCCGGACCTCGATCGCCGGGACGGCTGGCGCACCTTGCTTCGTCACCCGCACAGCCTACCCCACACGCGGTCAGAAAGTCCTAAGATTCCTCACGCACGGCCCGCCCGGCAGGCGCGCGACGCCGCCCCACCCGCCAGGCCCCCTTCAGGGGGGATTCATCTGCGCGGCAACTCTGCGCGTCGCATCCGCCCGGACCCGACGGTTCTGGCCGACCAGTCGGTCGGAGCCCGTCTCATACGGTTCCCGTCTGTTTCGTTCACAGATCGGAACACCACCGATCTGCCAACCCCACGTCCGGAACCCGCTTCGCTCCTTCTCGCATCCGCTCGGATTGAACGGCTTTGCAAGCCATTCAACCGGAGCCCGTCTCACTCGACGAACAGCGCCCCTACCGCGGGGAGGGTCGCGCCGACCTCCACCGCGCGGCGGTGCAGTTCCCGCACGGCCCGCTCGCCCTCGTCGCCCACGTCCAGACTGAAGGGATTCACGTACAGGTCGATGTGCGCCTGCATGACCTCGTCCGACATCTCCAGCGCGTGCTCGCGGATGTACGCGCGCGCTGCGTCCGGGTGCGCGTACGCGTACTCCAGGCTGGCCCGCACCGCCGCGTTCAGGCCGCGCTGCACGTCCTGCGGCAGGTCGCGGCGCACCAGGATCGCGCCCAGCGGGAGGGGGAGCCCCGTCTCACCTTCCCACCACGCGCCCAGGTCCAGCAGGCGGGTCAATCCGTACTCGTGGAAGGTGAAGCGCGACTCGTGAATGATCAGGCCCGCGTCGATGGACTGCCCCGCGTGCTCGCCGCGCTGCACGGCAGGCATCACCTCGTCGTAGCGCATCCGCACCACGTTCACTCCCGGGAACACCAGCCGCAGCAGCAGTTCCGCCGTGGTCAGCGCGCCCGGGGACGCCACCGTCCGCCCGTTCAGGTCCTGCACGTCCCCGCGCGTCACGACCAGCGGCCCCACGCCCCGCCCCAGCGCCCCGCCCGCGCGCAGCGCCACGTACCGGTCCATCACCTCGAAGTACGCGCGGTAACTGATCTTCGTCATCGGCAACCGCCCCGCCACCGCCCACTCGTTCAGGGTCTGCACGTCCTCCAGCACCTCCCGCACCGGCAGCGGCCCCCGCACCAGCCCCGCGTGCAGCGCGTGAAAGATGAACGTGTCGTTCGGGCAGAACGAGTACCCCAGGTCCACCACCGCAGGCAGCTCGGCAGAGGACCCGGGGGAAGAAACAGGGGACTCGGGGGACGAAACAGGGGAGAGGGCGTCCGTGCTCATGCCGCCCAGGGTACGCCCCACCCGGCCCGGCGCACCGCAACCCTCACCACCCCCACCTCTCAGCCGCCCGTCAGTTTCGGCCCGTACGCTGCCCCCATGACCCCCAGCGTCCGCCGCACCGTCCCGCGCGTCCTCCTGACCGGCCTGCTGACCGCCGTGACCGGCGCGGCCCTCGCAGGTGGCGGCAGCGGCCCCCAGACTGGCGCGCCCACCACCGCCCCCTTTGGCTGCCGCGCCGGGTACGTCCGCCCCGACTTCAAGGCCCTGAACGCCCAGCTGACCCAGGCCCGCGCCCTGTGGGCCAGCCAGCGCCCCGCGAACTACACCTACGACGTGAACCAGATCGCCGCGCCTGTCCTGTTCCCCGGCACCCGCGTCACCGTCAGCGGTGGCCGCGTGACCCGCACCGCCCTGGCCCCCGGACAGGAAGGCACCGTGAACCCCGCCCTGTCCGCCCGCACCATGGACGCCCGCTTCGACGAGATGGCCGCCGCTCTCAGGGATCAGGCGAAGGCCCCCTGCCCCATCGTCCGGCAGAACTTCGACCCCACCTACGGCTACCCCACCCGCTTCGCGTCCGGCCTCGGCGACGAGGGGATCGCCGACGGCTTCGGCGAGTGGAACATCAGCAACTTCACCGTGAACTGACCGCGGTGTTCAGAGGCGTTGAGTGGTTTGCTCAACACCCCTGAACCGAGCAGCGCGAGAAGCCGTCAACACCAGCGGTTGGAAGTGGAGTTGAAGGGCGTGCCGTTGGCCCTTCAATGGAACTGGAAACCGCTGAGAGAGAGACCCCTCGGTCGGCTGAACCCGTCAGTCGGCGCAGGAGGTGATTACCGGACGTCTTTCAGGGCGTCGCGGGCCGCCTGCGCGTCGCGGGCGATCTGGGCTTTCAGTTCGTCCAGGCCGCTGAATTTCTGCTCGCCGCGCAGGTGCGTGAAGAACTTGATCTGCAATTCCTGGCCGTACAGGTCGCCGCTGTAGTCGAACAGGTGCACCTCGAAGCGGCGGTCGGTGCCGTTCACGGTGGGGCGGAAGCCGACGTTCGCCATGCCGTGCCAGCGCCCGTGATCCCCGACGGCCACCACGGCGAACACGCCCAGCGGCAGCGCCTTACCGTCCGGCACGCGGATGTTCGCGGTGGGCCAGCCGATGGTGCGCCCCAGCTGGTCGCCCTGCACGACGACGCCCTGCGCGTCGTAATGGCGGCCCAGCAGGCGGCGCGCGCCGTCCACGTCCCCGCTCTTGAGGTACTCGCGCACGCGGGTGCTCTTGATGTCCTCGCCGCTCAGGCCGTGGATGGGCACCACGACGACCTCCGGCGCGACCTCCCGCAGGTCGGCGGCACTTCCGGCGCGGCCCCGCCCGAAGTGGAAGTCCTCACCGACGACAATCGCGCGGGGGCGCAGCAGGCGCAGGTCGTCCAGGAACGCCTCCTTCGGGCGGGACGCGAACTCCGGCGTGAACGACGCCGCGATGGTCTCGTCCACGCCGTAGCGGGCCAGCAGGTCCAGCTTCTCCGGGAGGGTGGACAGGAACTCCACACCCTGCGTCAGGACCCGCGTGGGCGGATCGAAGGTGTACACCACGCTGGGCACGCGGTGCTCGCGCGCCTTGGCCTTCAGCTGCGCGATGAGCGCCTGATGCCCCAGGTGCACCCCGTCGAACGACCCCACCGCGACCACCGTGGCGGTGTCCGGA
This region of Deinococcus sp. JMULE3 genomic DNA includes:
- a CDS encoding cation:proton antiporter encodes the protein MFKGLGWRAALPLGVLLSGGALAASSAGTADLLFALFWVVLAAAVFGTVASKLGVPAVVGQVLAGILIGPSVLSLVRPDAFMLSLAELGAVFLLFMVGLETRFRDLLSVGKEALLVAVLGIAFPLALGFGFGLWQDQGNVSALFVGTALVATSVGITAKVLQEMGVLDARFAQVILGAAVIDDILGLTLLAVVSGLGAGESMSAAQVALILGLSVGFVALVLAVGIPLVRRFQPRLRNLSLARMFNVAIVVGLGVAALSTVAGLAPIIGAFLAGMVLAEVKDEVEFESKVHALESFLAPIFFVVVGLQLDLGVLGDPVVIVAGLILTVLAVIGKVAGGLIGARSMGRRQSLLVGVGMVPRGEVGLIVASLGLAAGVIGKQVYAEVLLMVLLTTVLAPLVLRALAPRPERDAPAA
- a CDS encoding 23S rRNA (cytosine(2499)-C(5))-methyltransferase, with translation MPDVPAAPTRSRLRLRVSPAAEAHVRAGHPWVYESSLRAQNRDGDAGELAVIYDRRDRFLAIGLFDPDSPLRVRVLHQGTPATLDDAWWAARLDEALLRRAPLFGPDTDGYRAVNGESDGFPGLVVDRYAGTLVVKLYTAAWFPHLERILGLLAERFPDFALVLRLSRNIQTRAREEGLFDGQLLAGSVGNGTVVFHETGLAFEAEVLRGQKTGFFLDQRDNRRRVEKYARGRRVLNAFSFSGGFSLYAARGGAAHVVSLDISAHALDSAGRNYALNPKLTAPHETVQADVFEWLADTDRDFDLVILDPPSLARRETERAGAIRAYGKLAADGIRRLATGGILLSASCSAHVTAEEFWDAVRDAATRSGRKWRELHTSQHAPDHHATFPEAQYLKAIFIQFD
- the dinB gene encoding DNA polymerase IV, encoding MPALRKIVHVDMDAFYASVEQRDDARLRGRPVAVAWGGRRSVVLTASYEARPFGVRSAMPLYRALERCPELVVVEPRFEAYREVSAQIRAVFAAFTPLVEPLSLDEAYLDVTAPLTGGPSATRIAQAIRRQIRAGTGLTATAGVSVNKFLAKLASGLHKPDGLTVILPAQVDELLAALPVGDFHGIGPATAAKLAGMGIRTGADLRAADPAALTARFGVHGAHFSRIARGLDDRAVEPDRPHRSVGTEETYGHDLRGVDAVAARLPVLAQGVERRLERVGLAARTVVLKLKFDDRSVITRRVTLPLPVHAAPDLARAAARLLTPELLAGRGVRLAGITAAGLVPAGQLPTQPLLLGG
- a CDS encoding HAD family hydrolase — its product is MTLPLRAVIFDLDDTLFDDTGCTHVGLRALAAQSGLSVPPAELFARHAAHIRAIDPLLFRGELTAHEARVLRFTRLLTELGVPDPDGEAATVTYRGAYRAAWAPLPGAADVLRDLRAAGLRLAVLTNYVREVQALKLTHFGLDALVDAVLCVEEVPAAKPDPRAYYAACAALDVHPEQAVMVGDSCEKDVQGARRAGLRAVWVNRAGQAAPEPGVPVIAHLMELPGVLGLVPQR
- a CDS encoding bifunctional 3-deoxy-7-phosphoheptulonate synthase/chorismate mutase, with the translated sequence MTHQRSIEDLRAEVDQINRDLLTLLSKRGEVVAQIGHAKTQEGRPNHYDPAREDKQLKEIESLNQGPFTSAAVKAIFKEIFKASLDLEESNDKKQLLVSRKVKSEDTVLDIDGVRIGGDAPPTIVAGPCSIESEEQMEQTAAFLAARGVKILRGGAYKPRTSPYGFQGMGVDGLILGSRVAKEHGMLFVTEVMDTRDVEIVAEHADILQVGARNMHNFALLREVGRSRRPVLLKRGLSATIEEWLYAAEYILSEGNNEVILCERGIRTYEKWTRNTLDLSAVALAKQETHLPVIVDVTHAAGRRDLLIPLAKAALAVGADGIHVEVHPSPATALSDNEQQLDFAGYDKFSDALSSLLRQPATV
- a CDS encoding globin, which produces MTAPISLHAGGSLYDRIGPDALSALVTRFYSYVAQEPLLTPIFPADLTVTAEKQLAFLTGFLGGPPLYHERYGHPRLRARHLPFEITPARARAWLACMNAALRDAPQVGAEQISVDDARELYAALSRVAVHMVNAEDHPTS
- a CDS encoding ABC transporter permease, with translation MLTLLSLEFRKLFGARSVRLALLVTLLLPLLWAFAPRLDQLFAPGQAVALVSGWQLPFISIFTSIQFLLPLFIAVMAAEMIGAEVAHGTLAPLLLRPVDRTRVILSKLIVAISYPFILLLVTLLGSLIAGLSLGYGNFQGGTGLGAGGLVGVGTLTSEAAFGEVMRGTLLAGISLMPIAALALLFGILYLNTAAAALATFATLIVMRLFVVLPQAIQPVLLTNYFQLFLPSNQDTLGKDIILLLIYTVGFGLLSIFAFDRRDV
- a CDS encoding ABC transporter ATP-binding protein; the protein is MTKQGAPAVPAIEVRGLYKTYGSNAVLEDVHLTVKPGEVYALTGPNGAGKTTLIRTMTGLAFPSDGEVRLLGRDVHTDGQRARAYLGAVVEAPAKFYPQFTGTQNLQIHANLSAMAPGGRRISRDRIREVLALLELTRMADRRVGEFSLGQRQRLGVASAMLAEPKVLILDEPTSGLDPLGIGLIHRIVTSLATSGCAVVLSTHHLREIATYAHTVGILTGGRLVDTVDLRARQAAYRFRVDDPVGAAAVLERLPFVRRVSTRTPYAIAHLGGESRVPDALSHLHNEGIRVFEASPDHFDLYEYYRERVEQA
- a CDS encoding 1,4-dihydroxy-6-naphthoate synthase produces the protein MSTDALSPVSSPESPVSSPGSSAELPAVVDLGYSFCPNDTFIFHALHAGLVRGPLPVREVLEDVQTLNEWAVAGRLPMTKISYRAYFEVMDRYVALRAGGALGRGVGPLVVTRGDVQDLNGRTVASPGALTTAELLLRLVFPGVNVVRMRYDEVMPAVQRGEHAGQSIDAGLIIHESRFTFHEYGLTRLLDLGAWWEGETGLPLPLGAILVRRDLPQDVQRGLNAAVRASLEYAYAHPDAARAYIREHALEMSDEVMQAHIDLYVNPFSLDVGDEGERAVRELHRRAVEVGATLPAVGALFVE
- a CDS encoding DUF6174 domain-containing protein, producing the protein MTPSVRRTVPRVLLTGLLTAVTGAALAGGGSGPQTGAPTTAPFGCRAGYVRPDFKALNAQLTQARALWASQRPANYTYDVNQIAAPVLFPGTRVTVSGGRVTRTALAPGQEGTVNPALSARTMDARFDEMAAALRDQAKAPCPIVRQNFDPTYGYPTRFASGLGDEGIADGFGEWNISNFTVN
- the ribF gene encoding riboflavin biosynthesis protein RibF → MKTYVSPGQRPDTATVVAVGSFDGVHLGHQALIAQLKAKAREHRVPSVVYTFDPPTRVLTQGVEFLSTLPEKLDLLARYGVDETIAASFTPEFASRPKEAFLDDLRLLRPRAIVVGEDFHFGRGRAGSAADLREVAPEVVVVPIHGLSGEDIKSTRVREYLKSGDVDGARRLLGRHYDAQGVVVQGDQLGRTIGWPTANIRVPDGKALPLGVFAVVAVGDHGRWHGMANVGFRPTVNGTDRRFEVHLFDYSGDLYGQELQIKFFTHLRGEQKFSGLDELKAQIARDAQAARDALKDVR